From the genome of Leishmania braziliensis MHOM/BR/75/M2904 complete genome, chromosome 26, one region includes:
- a CDS encoding putative glutamate 5-kinase: protein MAEVLKLVKRIVVKVGSSILVENQEIASHRIEALCRFVAELQARYEVILVTSGAVAAGYTKKEMDKSFVPNKQALASMGQPLLMHMYYTEFQKHGILCAQMLLAAYDLDSRKRTINAHNTIEVLLSHKVIPIINENDATALHELVFGDNDRLSALVAHRFKADLLVILSDIDGYYTANPRTCTDAKIRKVVHEIDPSELVAEATPNNRFATGGIVTKLQAAQFLLERGGKMYLSSGFQLETVRDFLIGGHHELGTLFYPRVLSA, encoded by the coding sequence ATGGCGGAGGTTTTGAAGTTGGTGAAGCGTATCGTGGTAAAGGTAGGCTCCTCAATCCTCGTGGAGAACCAGGAGATCGCCTCGCACCGCATTGAGGCGCTATGCCGATTTGtagcagagctgcaggccaGGTATGAGGTTATCCTTGTCACCTCCGGCGCAGTCGCCGCGGGCTACACAAAGAAGGAGATGGACAAGTCATTTGTGCCCAATAAGCAGGCACTCGCATCGATGGGGCAGCCGCTACTCATGCACATGTACTACACCGAGTTTCAAAAGCACGGTATCCTGTGCGCGCAGATGCTCCTTGCCGCCTATGACCTTGACTCGCGCAAGCGAACCATCAACGCCCACAACACCATCGAGGTGCTCCTCAGCCACAAGGTGATCCCCATTATCAACGAAAACGACGCGACGGCGCTTCACGAGCTGGTCTTTGGCGACAACGACCGTCTTTCGGCCCTTGTCGCGCACCGCTTCAAGGCGGATCTTCTCGTCATTCTTAGCGATATCGACGGCTACTACACAGCGAATCCGCGGACCTGCACAGATGCTAAGATCCGCAAAGTCGTCCATGAGATCGACCCTAGCGAGCTGGTGGCCGAGGCAACCCCGAACAATCGATTCGCGACGGGGGGCATTGTGACAAAGCTCCAGGCTGCTCAGTTCCTCCTGGAGAGGGGCGGGAAGATGTACCTCTCGAGCGGCTTTCAACTGGAGACGGTGCGCGACTTCCTTATTGGCGGACACCATGAGCTGGGCACGCTGTTTTATCCGAGAGTCCTCTCCGCTTGA
- a CDS encoding putative CAAX prenyl protease 2: protein MDLLLCAGASAAFISTFYVWPRERRFISSSINSLGGASLDPTVYVDRNSDEAIRRRTISLGFSCVVSGVYLAFGTASSFTLERQSTWLRPVIRSLLSTLLLFAGPIAEMCYLRTFEAPDRALQLWRNYVICPMGEELFYRGVLFSLLHRRSSAVRIGVSAILFALSHIHHLVSLASDAYRRCEDNETDRKDLDGRERACWRSAGRTICGVFVFTTLFGLLGGYYYEHVCEGSIIAIAAAHALCNIIGPPELTVLRGSQFTAFEKAASATLYVAGVVGWAWTLLLH, encoded by the coding sequence ATGGACCTTCTTCTTTGCGCCGGTGCATCGGCTGCCTTCATCAGCACCTTTTACGTGTGGCCTCGTGAGCGCCGCTTTATCTCTTCGAGCATAAACTCGCTTGGCGGTGCTTCCCTCGACCCCACCGTCTATGTCGACCGCAACAGCGATGAAGCGATTCGCAGACGCACCATCTCGTTGGGCTTTTCCTGTGTTGTGAGCGGCGTCTACCTTGCATTTGGTACGGCTTCGTCGTTCACCCTGGAGCGGCAGAGTACTTGGCTGCGGCCGGTCATTCGTTCTTTGTTGTCGACACTGTTGCTGTTTGCGGGGCCAATTGCCGAGATGTGTTATCTCAGGACCTTCGAGGCGCCAGACCGTGCATTGCAGCTCTGGCGAAACTACGTGATTTGCCCGATGGGAGAAGAGCTCTTTTACCGCGGtgttctcttctcgcttctGCACCGCCGTTCCTCCGCGGTTCGCATTGGAGTCTCTGCCATCCTTTTTGCGCTTTCCCACATACATCATCTGGTGTCCCTGGCAAGCGACGCGTACAGAAGATGCGAGGACAACGAGACCGATAGGAAAGACCTCGACGGCAGAGAGCGTGCGTGCTGGCGTTCAGCTGGGCGCACCATCTGCGGCGTGTTCGTCTTCACCACCCTTTTTGGTCTCCTGGGCGGGTACTATTATGAGCATGTCTGTGAGGGTAGCATTATCGCTATCGCTGCAGCCCACGCCCTGTGCAACATCATTGGCCCTCCCGAGCTAACAGTGCTGCGGGGCAGCCAGTTCACTGCATTTGAAAAGGCGGCTAGCGCAACCCTCTACGTCGCTGGTGTCGTAGGGTGGGCTTGGACGCTATTGCTCCACTGA
- a CDS encoding 6-phosphogluconolactonase: MTSFAPTVKICENLSQMSFAAREVILAAIDARVDKSVPVVLALSGGSTPKRLYEELHEKDLALLQQHAVQFILGDERLLSEDDEQSNFSMATKALLRDVPSSDVISIDRRAALATSKDEKGGLDGAWAVAQDYEAKLLNCLPCKQINGTAKSVPVVDIVLLGFGSDGHTASIFPDSVAATDEEHVVSVSFPSPTMSPKVWRVTLSKTVIQHAKHVVVLAAGKDKNWVVRGVLSESPTDPLPVSRFLRDCRGSVTLLLDPGAGEGVCA; the protein is encoded by the coding sequence ATGACCTCCTTTGCTCCCACAGTGAAGATCTGCGAGAACCTGTCGCAGATGAGTTTCGCCGCGCGCGAGGTCATTCTCGCCGCGATCGATGCGCGAGTAGACAAGTCTGTGCCCGTCGTGCTGGCACTGTCTGGAGGTTCCACCCCTAAGCGTTTGTACGAGGAACTCCACGAAAAGGACctggcgttgctgcagcaACACGCTGTACAGTTCATCCTTGGTGATGAGCGCCTTCTTTCGGAAGACGACGAGCAGAGCAACTTTTCCATGGCTACAAAGGCACTGCTGCGTGATGTGCCAAGCAGTGATGTCATCTCAATTgaccgccgcgccgcgctggcCACCTCGAAAGACGAGAAGGGCGGCCTTGACGGCGCGTGGGCAGTCGCACAGGATTAcgaggcgaagctgctgaaTTGCTTGCCATGCAAGCAAATAAACGGTACGGCGAAGTCTGTTCCTGTGGTGGATATTGTGCTTCTCGGATTCGGCTCTGATGGCCACACTGCCTCCATTTTTCCAGACTCTGTGGCGGCCACGGACGAAGAGCACGTTGTCTCGGTCAGCTTCCCCAGCCCAACCATGAGCCCCAAGGTCTGGCGTGTCACTCTCTCCAAGACTGTGATTCAGCACGCGAAGCATGTGGTCGTACTCGCCGCCGGCAAGGATAAGAACTGGGTCGTGCGCGGTGTGCTCTCTGAGTCCCCGACCGATCCTTTGCCCGTCTCGCGGTTTTTGAGAGACTGCCGCGGGTCGGTGACGCTGCTCCTTGACCCCGGAGCGGGCGAGGGCGTCTGTGCGTAG
- a CDS encoding ABC transporter-like protein, which yields MMSADQKTKVKATLQDAEEPVSEQIGGQVPIFKLFRYRSPGEWFAVIVGSTAAFCSGGVTPLFMYLFGRMTNNAYDDELAPQLTRNYAMLMACVGILSMVLVFIKTATYQVTATRLVGRIKCAYFSAVVNQDISWHDGRKPGELISRLTGDTRVVLNGINDRFASWIENLGTGLIGITLAFIASWELTLLIMGSFPLIGAMVYFLSAASARHVSVTRKQYARASAIAQEVMQNIKTVQSFNREMHEVERFSEMVVGSRKAGIKKDFLVAMAGASVMGVILCVIGLAFLLAVYLVQSGRADVGSVAATFLTVMNGAMGLGQVFPALMSFVEARAAAYPIFTTIDEQPAIDLNGPGKEATFQRCIEMRNITFAYPTRPDQVIFRGLSVEIRKGQKVAFSGSTGCGKSTLISLIQRFYDPTEGAVYVDGHDLRDLDLRSWRNRIGIVSQEPNLFSGSVLDNVRMGRRSATFEEVVAACKQAHIHDMILTLPDGYDTNVGALGSQLSGGQKQRLAIARAVVRGADILLLDEATSALDRKSEVEVQRAIDDLTQNSKMTVVTIAHRMATIAKMDCIYFLDGSRYGGSSIVECGTYEELIRMNGRFASMVMMQDTAMGNLRTVVHDTSFYLYPGALDENAGDSVSSVDSYCSDNSWDSNSNGFYEEDDRWSQYSNVDNVPFEHRTDWEERKTSVSMWRIMKMTTSRWWAIVLGLLGSILTAIVFPCVGLTISQLINSLGNYRQTQDKKHMQKQAALYAILLILLGAVYFLGAVLTGFYGYVGEYLTCELRSLLFQRILRQDQTFFDMPRRDPGGLTTLLSGDCEAVHQLYGPTLGSRLRSVCALAGGIIIGIFMQWKVALVCLATMPLFVGSIVAQQIFFADSEKVRESGIDTVVNEALGSIRTVASFNMQNRVIKRYKRIINIAEQTAERRIVLISILTGVTEITLMGSMALSFWYGGTLIEKNETHFSNVLVAAMAITMGSTLAGAEAGSFATKLRDARDSSNRVFTVIDRVPAVDSYEYGKVNFEEQVGIAFHNISFAYPAREGAKVLNNVSLNFQAGSSNGLMGQTGCGKSTIVQILARFYPISSGTVLINGQDLSFLDLVTWRDQLSIVLQEPSLFSGTIRDNIKYSLPDATEEEVIEAAKTACIHDDIMEMDNGYDTEVGYRGQQLSGGQKQRVAIARGVIRCPKLLLLDEATSALDSITEMRVQRNLDLFQRRFNVTTITIAHRLTTIRHSDQIVLLDSGKIIERGTHEQLLALGGEYKSRWELSHA from the coding sequence ATGATGTCAGCCGATCAAAAGACGAAGGTTAAGGCAACTCTCCAGGATGCGGAGGAGCCAGTATCGGAGCAGATAGGAGGACAGGTGCCCATTTTCAAGCTGTTTCGCTATCGCTCCCCTGGTGAGTGGTTCGCCGTTATTGTGGGTAGCACTGCGGCCTTCTGCTCCGGCGGTGTCACGCCGCTTTTTATGTACCTTTTTGGACGCATGACGAACAATGCTTACGACGACGAATTGGCACCGCAGCTGACGCGCAACTATGCGATGTTGATGGCGTGCGTTGGCATCCTCTCGATGGTGCTCGTCTTCATCAAGACTGCGACATACCAGGTGACTGCCACGCGCCTGGTCGGCCGCATCAAATGCGCCTACTTCTCTGCTGTCGTCAACCAGGACATCAGCTGGCACGATGGCCGCAAGCCTGGTGAGCTCATTTCTCGTCTGACTGGAGACACACGCGTCGTCCTCAACGGCATCAACGACCGCTTCGCCAGCTGGATTGAGAACCTCGGCACCGGCCTCATCGGCATCACTTTGGCATTCATTGCGAGCTGGGAGCTGACGCTTCTTATAATGGGCTCCTTTCCACTCATTGGAGCGATGGTGTACTTCCTCTCTGCCGCGTCAGCTCGCCACGTGTCGGTGACACGCAAGCAGTACGCGAGGGCGAGTGCCATTGCTCAGGAAGTCATGCAGAACATCAAAACAGTGCAGAGTTTCAACCGGGAGATGCACGAGGTGGAGCGCTTCTCAGAAATGGTAGTGGGGTCGCGCAAGGCGGGTATTAAGAAGGACTTTCTCGTGGCGATGGCGGGCGCTTCCGTGATGGGAGTCATTCTGTGCGTCATCGGGCTCGCCTTTCTCCTCGCTGTGTACCTTGTCCAGAGCGGCCGCGCCGACGTCGGCTCCGTTGCGGCAACCTTTCTGACGGTGATGAACGGCGCCATGGGTCTCGGACAAGTGTTTCCAGCCCTCATGTCCTTCGTAGAggcgcgcgcagcagcgtacCCCATTTTCACGACCATCGATGAGCAGCCGGCAATTGACCTGAACGGGCCTGGCAAGGAGGCGACATTTCAGCGATGCATTGAGATGAGGAACATCACGTTCGCCTACCCGACGCGTCCAGATCAGGTCATTTTCAGAGGCTTAAGTGTCGAGATTCGCAAGGGCCAGAAAGTTGCGTTCTCTGGATCGACAGGGTGCGGCAAGTCGACTCTCATCAGTCTCATTCAGCGCTTTTACGACCCCACAGAGGGTGCTGTCTACGTGGACGGGCACGATCTCCGCGACCTAGACCTTAGGTCGTGGCGCAACCGCATCGGCATCGTTTCGCAAGAGCCGAACTTGTTCTCTGGTTCAGTGCTCGACAACGTCCGTATGGGGCGACGCAGTGCCACCTTTGAGGAGGTAGTGGCGGCATGCAAGCAGGCCCACATTCACGATATGATACTGACCCTGCCAGATGGCTACGACACCAACGTTGGTGCTCTGGGCAGCCAGTTGAGTGGCGGTCAAAAGCAGCGACTCGCTATCGCGCGTGCCGTCGTGCGTGGTGCCGACATCCTCCTTCTGGATGAGGCGACGAGCGCGCTGGACCGAAAgtcggaggtggaggtgcagcgtgccATAGACGATCTCACGCAGAATAGCAAAATGACGGTGGTCACGATCGCACATCGAATGGCCACCATCGCAAAGATGGATTGCATCTACTTCCTCGACGGGTCGCGCTACGGTGGCAGCTCCATTGTTGAGTGCGGCACCTATGAGGAGCTCATCCGCATGAACGGCCGCTTCGCCTCGATGGTGATGATGCAGGATACCGCCATGGGAAACTTGCGCACTGTGGTGCACGACACAAGCTTCTACCTCTATCCAGGCGCTCTCGACGAAAATGCCGGTGATAGCGTGTCGAGTGTCGATAGTTACTGCAGCGATAACTCGTGGGACTCGAACAGCAATGGCTTCTACGAAGAGGACGACCGGTGGAGTCAGTATTCCAACGTCGACAATGTCCCCTTCGAGCACCGAACTGATTGGGAAGAGCGGAAGACGAGCGTGTCGATGTGGCGCATTATGAAAATGACGACGAGTCGCTGGTGGGCGATTGTACTGGGTTTGCTAGGCTCCATCCTCACGGCCATCGTCTTCCCTTGCGTCGGCCTCACGATCTCTCAGCTGATCAACAGTCTCGGTAACTACCGCCAGACGCAGGACAAGAAGCACATGCAGAAACAGGCAGCCCTCTACGCGATTCTGCTCATTCTTTTGGGCGCTGTCTACTTCCTGGGGGCTGTGCTCACGGGTTTCTACGGCTACGTCGGCGAGTACCTCACCTGTGAgctgcgctcgctgctgttCCAGCGGATTCTTCGACAGGACCAAACCTTCTTTGACATGCCCCGTCGAGACCCCGGGGGATTGACGACCCTTCTCTCTGGCGACTGCGAGGCAGTACATCAGCTGTACGGCCCTACCCTCGGTTCCCGTCTCAGGTCTGTCTGCGCACTCGCCGGCGGCATTATAATTGGCATTTTCATGCAGTGGAAGGTAGCGCTCGTGTGCCTGGCCACGATGCCGCTGTTTGTTGGCAGCATCGTTGCGCAGCAAATCTTCTTTGCTGACTCAGAAAAGGTTCGCGAGAGTGGCATCGACACGGTAGTGAACGAAGCACTCGGCTCTATACGCACTGTCGCCTCCTTCAACATGCAGAATCGGGTGATCAAGAGATACAAGCGGATCATCAACATCGCGGAGCAGACTGCCGAGCGCCGCATCGTTCTCATTAGTATTCTCACCGGTGTGACGGAGATCACACTGATGGGATCGATGGCTCTCTCGTTTTGGTATGGCGGAACACTCATTGAGAAGAACGAGACCCACTTCAGCAACGTGTTGGTTGCTGCAATGGCCATCACTATGGGTTCAACGCTGGCGGGTGCGGAGGCCGGCAGCTTTGCGACGAAGCTGCGCGATGCGCGGGACTCGTCGAACCGTGTCTTCACTGTTATTGACCGTGTGCCGGCGGTGGACAGTTATGAGTACGGCAAGGTGAACTTCGAGGAGCAGGTGGGTATCGCATTCCACAACATTAGCTTCGCGTACCCGGCGCGTGAGGGGGCAAAGGTGCTGAACAACGTCTCTCTCAACTTTCAGGCAGGCTCGTCGAACGGTCTGATGGGGCAGACGGGTTGTGGCAAGTCCACCATTGTGCAAATTCTGGCTCGGTTTTATCCTATCTCGTCGGGCACGGTACTCATCAATGGCCAAGATCTCAGCTTTCTCGACCTTGTCACGTGGCGCGACCAGCTCAGCATTGTACTGCAGGAGCCCTCCCTGTTCAGCGGCACCATCCGTGACAATATCAAGTACTCGTTGCCCGAtgccacggaggaggaggtcatTGAGGCAGCAAAGACCGCTTGCATCCATGACGACATCATGGAGATGGACAACGGCTACGACACGGAGGTGGGCTACCGGGGCCAGCAGCTCAGCGGCGGACAGAAACAACGCGTGGCCATCGCCAGAGGCGTTATCCGCTGCCCAaagctgttgctgctcgaTGAAGCTACCAGTGCCCTCGATAGCATAACAGAAATGCGAGTGCAGCGCAACTTAGACTTGTTTCAGCGGCGCTTCAATGTTACCACGATCACCATCGCGCATCGCCTCACGACCATCCGCCACAGTGACCAGATTGTGCTTTTGGACAGTGGCAAGATTATCGAGCGTGGCACGCACGAGCAACTCCTGGCACTGGGGGGTGAGTATAAATCTCGATGGGAACTGTCCCATGCTTGA